ATCAGCGCGATGAAGGGCAGCCAGGAGACCAGCAGCGAGACGAACCACGGCACGTTGTCGCCGGGCGGCTTCGCGGTGATCTGGACCTTGCTGTCATACAGGCGCTTCACCAGCGTCGGATCGTTCGGCGCATAGGTCTGGAAGCTCGAGCCGTTGGTGAAGGTGCCGTGGATGTCCGGGCCCTGGATCACGACGTCGCGCACATTGCCGCGGTCAACTTCGCTCAGGAGCTGCGAGAAGGCGATGTCCTGCGAGGAGGCCCGCTGACCCGGATTCTGGAAGAGCGTGAACAACGCCAACAGCAGCAAAACAATGATGACCCAGAGGGCGAAATTGCGCAGATTGGCGTTCATCGATCTTCCTTCGTGGTCGCGCGGATCGCGGCCTGGTCCTTCAGGAGTTACTTGGGCAGCGTGGCTTGGGCAAGCTAGAGAAAATCCCCAAGGAATCCTCTCGGTTAGAGCATACAATCTAGGTGCCGCACCGGTCGCTGCCAAGGGAACGAGATGGGACTATTTAGCCCATCTTAGAGCGATTCCCGCTGAAATAATGGCGACCTGACCGGTGATTTCCCTGCCTGGTTAAGGTGTCCTGACGGCAGGGGACCGGAATGGCCGGTGTTCACACACCCTTGCGCCGCCGGGCCGGCGCCGGTGCGATGTGGATACGCCCGCCGGCAAGGCTGATCAAGGCTCCCGCAAGGGTCTGCCGCAAGGCCTGCCGGCCATTGGCGGCAGCGCGAGGACTTGCGGCGATGGCCTGATCGAGCACAGCCAGGAGGGTTTCGACCTTGCCGAGTTCCGCCGGCCCTTCATGTCCGAGCGCGTTGATCGCCCGCAGCAGGAGCCGCAGCCGGACCTCCTCGGGCAGGAGGGCGAAGCTCGAGGCCTCGAAGCTTCGAACGCCCACCTGCGGCGCATCGCCGCGATCCCGCAAACGGAGGAAGCGCTCGGCGCCGTCGGCCAGTATCTCGACTGCCGCATTGGCCCGCGCCAGCCTTGCCGCAAGTCGCACGAGCGTGCGGGCATCGCCGCCCTCGGCGGCGAGTTGCGGCAGCAGCGCGCGCAGGCGCGGCCGGGTGAAGGCGGTATCGCGGTTGCTGGGATCGTCGGCAAAGCCGATCTTGGCCCGCCTCAAGGTCGCGACCAGCTGCGCCTTGGGGACGTCGAGCAGCGGCCGCGCCAGCACGATCCCGTCGCGCTCACTGAGGGACGCCATTGCCGACAGTCCGGCAAGGCCGCTGCCGCGGAGCAGCCGCATCAACAGGGTTTCGGCCTGGTCGTCGCGGGTATGGGCGGTCAGCACATGGCTCGCGCCGACCGCGCGCGCGGCCTGTGCGAGCAGACGATAGCGGGCCTCGCGCGCGGCCGCCGGCAGCCCCGTCTTCGGCTTTGCGTCGCGCCAGCGCAGGGTCCGGTGCGGTAGCCCGAGTTCAGTGGCGAGCCGCTTGACCTCGCGCGCCTCCCGCGCCGCCTCGCGCCGCAGGCCGTGATCGATCGTAACGACGGTGAGACGCGGGCCACGCGCGAGGCTGCGCTGCCAGCGCGCCGCCAGCCACATCAGCGCGACCGAGTCGGGTCCGCCGGAGACGGCGAGGACCAGCGCCGGCGCGCTTTTCAAGCCGGCAAAGAGCCGCCTCGCCTCGCGCGCCGAGATCGGAGAATTGTCGTCGTCTGACATGACGCGGGCCCTGACCTCCAAGGCGGATGGTGACGACGTCTAGCGTAGCACCATCCGACTTGTCAGGACCCGGACGTCAGCACTTCACACGCTTCTGCTCGCGGTCGACCGCGGCTTTGACGCCGGCGGAAGCACGCGGATATTTGCGGCCGATCTCGCCGAAGGCGGCGCAGGCGGCCTCCTTCTCCTTCAGGGCGGCGAGCGACTGGCCGAGCCGCAGCAGCGCGTCCGGCGCTTTGGCCGATTTCTCGTATTTGGTGGTGACGGCGAGGAAGGCTTCGGCGGAGTCGCGATATTGCTGGCGCTGGAAATAGCTCTCGCCGAGCCAGTATTGCGCGTCCCCCAGCAGCGGGTCTCCAGGATATTTCTGCGTGAAGTTCTTCATGGTCTGCTCGGCGAGCGCATAGTCCTTGCGCTGCATGTAGCCGATGCCGAGGTCGAACTCGTCGCGCGGCGTGGCCGACGGCGGCAGGGTGGCAAGGCCAGTGCCGCCCGCCGGCGCCGGATAGCCGGGCTGAGCCGGCGGATAGCCGGGCTGCGCGGCCGGGGCCGCGGCCTGCGGCTGATAGCGGGGAGCGGTGTTGGCGAGATCCAGCGGCTCGCCGGCCCCGCGGCCACCGGGTGCGCCGCCGGGAGCCGCCTGCATCGGCTGCTGGCCGCCGCCCAGCGCGCGTGGCGCGCCCGGCGCGTTCGGGTTCTGGTTGGGATCGAAGGCATCGCCGCGGCGGCGCGTGCCGGGGGCGCCGGGCGCCGGCTGCTCCTGAATGATCGGCCCAGGAGCGGCGACCTGGGGCTGCTCGTAATTGGGCTGCGCGGCCTGCTGCTGCGGCTGTCGATAGCCCGGCGCGACCTGCCCCGGTGAAAGCTGGGCGGGCGGCATCGCCGCGACATTGGGCGCCTGTCCGGGCGCGGCTTGCGCGCCGCCTTCGAGCGCCCGCAGCCGCTCCTCGAGCTGGCGGTTGCGGTATTGCAGCTCCTCGTTCTGGCCGGTGAGCTGGCGCAGCTGGCTCTCCAGCCGCTCGATCCGCATCTCCGGATCATCGTCCGACTGCGCGAGTGCAAGCGAGCCGAAAGAGAGCAGCGTGGCCATCGCCACGGTGCCGGTAAAGACCTTAAATCTGGATGACATCTTGCCCTGACGACGAAAGCGAAATGGCCTGCGACGGAACATGCGACGCGCCACACATTGAAGGGGAGTACGCCAAAACTGTGACTGGCACCACGGGGTTTTAAGTCACGGATTGCTGAAACGAAACCGGCGCCCGAGAGGGCGCCGGCATAATCGGTTTTGGAAGATGAACGGCGCCTGACTGATCGGCGTCAGGAGCTCGCGTTCAGCACCGTGACGGCACGACGGTTCTGCGACCAGCAGGAGATATCGTTACAGACCGCGACCGGCCGCTCCTTGCCGTAGGAGATCGTGCGCATGCGGTTCGGATCGATGCCGCGCGAGGCGAGGAACGAGCGCACCGACTGGGCTCTCCGGGCGCCGAGCGCGATGTTGTATTCGCGGGTGCCGCGCTCGTCGGCATGACCTTCGACGGTGAAGCTGTAGCGCGGATAGGTCTGCAGCCACTGCGCCTGCTTCTCCAGGGTCACGATCGCCTGCGGGGTCAGATCGGTCTGGTCGCTTTCGAAGAACACGCGGTCCCCCACGTTCACCACGAAGTCCTGCTGGCTGCCAGGCGTCGCCGCGTTGGCCATCGCATCCGTCGCGGCATTCTTGTTGGCGCAGGCACCCATCGACAGCGCGACGGCAAGCACCGCGACCAGCTTCAATCCCTGGAGGATACGCATAGGATGTTTCATTCCGGAGCCTCCACGCTCACGTTAGTCCACTGCTGTCCGGTCTACAGGGGGTTGGTTAAGCGAACGTTCCGTCAACCTTGACGGAACCTTGCCTCAGCCGATCAAATGCCCCCAACCAGCGAAAAGCACCCGTCATGGTTAATGGGTTGTAAATGTGGCGCAAGGGTGAAGGCAAGCATGGCGCCCGCGGAACTGGCTAAAATAAAGCCAGGCCCGGATGGGTGCCGGACCGCAGGTCCGTTTGAGCAAGGCGCCGACGGGTTGTCAGGAGTAGGCGACCAGCTTTGGACGCTCGGAGGCTACTTTAGGCGAGACGATGCTCGCCGATGGCGCGTTGCTGTCCCCAAACAGCATTCGCCGCTCGAATGCGCTGGAGCGCATGATTGGAAATCGCGTTAAGACCTTTTCCCGCACGGCACGGAAGTTGGACGCCATTAATGCGACCTTTGCCAATGCATTCGGAAACAGCCGCGGCTCTGCGATGGTTTCGTTGAGAAAGATCCGGCGATAGAACGACTCGTGCGCGGGACGAACCAGCGCGAGTCCGGTATCGGCATTGAAATGTTCGCAGGCCAGGAAGACCAGTCGCACCGTCACGTAGGGGAGCTCCGGAAAGCATTTGGCTTTTTCCGGGCTTGCGACAAAGCGGGCCGGATCGATGAAGACTTCGCCTCGATCAAGCCGGGGGTGAAGAACGTCGCCGAACAAGTCGGTCGTACAGGACATCCGCTGTTCTGGCGTCAGGACGTGGAGACGGATGGAGCTGCAGAGTTCGCCATCGACATACACTCCGAACGTCCGGGCGTTGGGCGCATCGTCGTAGTCATCCGTATAGCGCTGGGACTCTGACGGCGGAATTAGTCCGCCGCGCGTATAGGCCCTGTAGCGCATCTGATAGAGCTGGTCTTTCTCTTCAGGAGTCTCGATGGATCGGTAATCGACGCGATCGAACAGCGCTCCCCCCCGCACAGAGAGCGAAGCACGCAGCTCGGCTTCGGGCTTCATCCAACATTCCTCAACTGGCAAAACAACCCTTGCGGGTATGAAAGGATTAACAGCTTCTTAACGCCGGCGCAATTGACGCGCCCCGTTAGGGTTAATCGTACCGGTTGCAAGATGTCAGAGTCTTCCCGCAATTCTACGGAGATGTCAGGCGATCGATCGTGAAGCGATGGTCAGTTGGTCATCGGCCGAACGGCGGCCGTGCGAGGCATCCAGCAATTGCCGAACCCGAACAGCGGGCACCGGCCGGCTGAAAAGATAGCCCTGCCCTTCAGTGATGGTGCCATCGGCGCTGATCAGTTCGAGCTGCTCGTTGGTCTCGATGCCCTCGACTACGACCGACATGCCGAGATCGACGGCTAGCCGCGCCACCCCGCGCAGCAGCGTCAGCGGCCGATCGGTGTCGATGCCTTCGAGGAACGAGCGGTCGATCTTCACCTTCTGCATCGGGAAATTGTGCAGATAGCTCAGGCTCGAATAGCCGGTGCCGAAGTCATCCAGCGAAATGCGTATGCCGAGGGCGTGAAGCTGCGACAGGACGTCGTGCGTGAGCTGCGTGTTGCGCAGCAGCGAGGACTCGGTGATCTCGATCTCGAGGCGATGGGCCGGAAGCCCGGACACTTCGAGCGCATAGCGGATTTCGCTGAGCACGTCGCGCTGGTGGAATTGCTGCGGCGAGAAGTTGACGGCGACGCTGACGCCCTCCGGCCACTTCATGCACTCCATGCAGGCCCGCCGCAGGATCCAGCGGCCGAGATCGACGATCAAGCCCATGTCCTCGGCAACCGGGATAATGTCGACCGGCGAGACCGTACCGCGCACGGGGTGGTTCCAGCGCAACAGCGCCTCGCAGGTTGTGATCTTGCCCGATTTGAGGTTGACCAGCGGCTGAAAGAACAGCTCGAACTCCTCGTTGGCAAGCGCCTTGCGCAGATCGAGCTCCAGGATCCGGCGCGCCTCGACGGTCGCCGCCATTTCCTCCCGAAAGAAGCAGAAGGTGCCGCGGCCGTCGGCCTTGGCGCGGTACAGCGCCATGTCGGCGTTCTTCAGGAGCGTGTCGGCGCTAACGCCGCGGTCTGGCGCGGTCAGCGCAATACCGACGCTGGCGCCGATCTCGACGAGGTGATTGTCGATGCGATAGCGCTCGCTGAGGCGTTCGACGATCCGGCGGGCGAGGCTGGCGGCATCCTCAGCCGAGGCGATGTTCTGCTGAAACACGACGAACTCGTCGCCGCCAAAGCGCGCGACGAAATCTTCGGGCCGCAGCATCTCCCGGAGGCGGTTGGCAACCGCGCACAACAGCTGGTCGCCGCACGGGTGGCCCAGCGTGTCGTTGACCTGCTTGAACTGGTCGAGGTCGACGAACAGGAGCGCGGAGAGGCGCTCGGCATGCTGCGCGTTTGCGAGCAGGCGCTCGATCTCGTCGCGAAAATTGACCCTGTTCGGCAGCGCCGTCAGTTCGTCGTAGCGGGCAAGATGGCTTATCCTTGCCTCGGCATTCTTGCGCTCGGTGATGTCCTCGAGCAGCATCACCATGCCGCCGTCTGACATTGGTTGGAAGGTCCAGGACAACGTGCGCCCACGCGCCGAATCTATGGTCAGGAGTTCGCGGACCCGCCCGTCCTCGATTTCCCGGAGGATCAAATTGCCGCTCTCGGTCGAGATAGAACCGCCGTTGACGCACGCCGCGATGATTTCGGACGCGTTGGGGCCACTCTGCACGAGATCGTCGGGCAGGTTCATCTGTTCGCTGAAACGATGATTCATCACAGCAAGCTGTCTGTCGACACGGAACATGCACAGACCATGGGGCATGTTGTTCAACGCGCTGTCAAACTGGCCGGCCAGGGCCGCCTCGCGTTCACGCGCGACGAGCGCCCGCATGAATATCCTATGCAAATTGGCCGAGATTTGTATGACGGCCACCAGAAACGCGGCGCACAGGACTGACATGACGAGGTAATAGGGCGTGCCACGCCACGCCAGCGCGATCACCGTCGAACCGAAACAGAGCGAAGCCTGCAGCTGGTATATCCATTGCCGTCCATAAGCCCTGCCTGCGCCCCCCGCCACGAACCCCGTGGTTGTGGAGAGAGAAATCATATGGGCGACGGCATCATCACTCACCAGGAGCGTGGTGGTGCTCCAGATGCCGACCGCGGCGGCCTGGATCATCGCTCCGATCTGATGCCGGTTCTTCCATCGCGCAGCTTCGTCGGGGGTTAGCGTCGATTTGCGCATCTGGTAGCGCCGCAAGTCGAACGCCCGAATAGCGCCGGCGAGGATCAGCAGCGCAACACACGCCCAGATCAAGGGTTCTCCCGTCTTCAGCGCGGTCGCGGCCGCCGCAACGACACCGAAGACGAGACCCGTCAGCAAGGGAGCAGGCGTTTCGAACAGCGAATCGATCAGCGCCGCCGAAATTCTCGGCGACGCCGGCTCAGGTTCTCCGCTCTGGCTTGCGAATTGCATTTGTGTTTGTACGCGCGTCCTGTGTGACGCGTAGTTTTACTCAAACCAGATGAAGTCTTTCTGAGGGAACATCGTTAAAGTCGAGTTGTTTTTCGGCAACGACGAACCCATTTCTGCTGATATTTCAAGCAACTAGGCAAGGCTTGCCGAGCTCAAGGTGAAGGAAAGCTTGCTTTCCTCCCCGATCCCGAAAAAGTTTGCGCGTTTCTCTTCGATACATCGCGCGCTGCGCCGAGGGATCTACTGGCCCGCGGTCGAGGACAGTAGCGGCGACCATGCCGGGTCGGAGGCGAACCCCGGCGTCGGCACCTTCAGCTCGTTGCGTCCCGAGATGTCGACGCTGTACAGCGAGGGCCCGCCGCTGCCGCCGGGATCACGGAAAAACATCAGCACGCGGCCGTTCGGCGAGAAGGTCGGGCCTTCATTGTGGAAGCCGGAGGTGAGCAGCCGCTCGCCGCTGCCGTCGGGCTTCATGACACCGATCGCGAACTGTCCGCCGCCCTGCCTGGTGAAGGCGATGTAATCGCCCTTCGGCGACCACACCGGGGTCGAATAGCTGGCGTTGGTGTCGTCCTTGGAGAAGGAGATCCGCTGCGCCTGCCCGCCGCCCGCGGCCATCACGTAGATCTGCGACCGGCCGCCGCGATCGGATTCGAAGCAGATGCGGGCACCGTCCGGCGAGTAAGACGGAGACGTGTCGATCGCCGGCGTGTCGGTGAGACGCGTGGTCGCGCGCGAGCGCAGATCCATCACGAACAGGTTGGAATTGCCGCCCTGCTGCAGGCTCATGATGACGCGCTGGCCGTCCGGCGAGAAGCGCGGCGCGAAGGTCATGCCGGGGAAGTTGCCGACGATCTCGCGCTGGCCCGTCTCGATGTTGTAGAGATAGACCTTCGGATCGCCCTGGCCGAACTCCATGTAGGTGATCTCTTGCGAGTTCGGCGAGAAGCGCGGCGTCAACACGAGATCCGCGCCGCGAGTCAGGTAGCGCACATTGGCGCCGTCCTGGTCCATCATCGCGAGCCGTTTGACGCGGCGCTCCTTCGGCCCGCTCTCGTCGACGAACACGACGCGGCTGTCGAAATACCCCTTCTCGCCGGTCATCCGCTCATAGATCTGGTCGGAGATGATGTGGGCGATGCGGCGCCAATATTCCGGCGACGTGAAATATTGCTGTCCCGCGAGCTGCTGGCCACTGATCACGTCCCACAGGCGGAACTCGGCCTTGAGGCGGCCGTCCGGCTGCCGCGTCATGCGGCCGGTGACGAGGGCCTGCGCGTTGAGCGTCTTCCAGTTCTGGAATTGCGGCGCGACGTCCATGTTGCTGATGCGCTCGATGAAGGCCGCCTGGTCGATCGGCGCGAACAGGCCCGAGCGCTTCAGGTTGTTGGTGATGACCTGCGTGACGCCGTTGCCGACGTCGCCGTCGGACGGAGAACCCGGCAGGAAGTTGGTGATCGCGATCGGGATCGGCTGGAATGCATTGGGGTCGATGCGGATGCGGCCGTCCTGGCCCTGAGCAAAGGCACTGCCGCCCCCGAGCATGGCAAGCGTCGATCCGGTCAGGGTCATGAAGCGGCGGCGGTTCATCGATCGGACGTCATTCATTGCAAAATTCTTTTGTTCGGATGTCACAACATATCTTTCAGGCCGAAAGTCATGGGAATGAGCTTCCAGCTCTCGTACTGCTGCTTCGGCATGAACGAATAGACCTGACACTGCACGATGGCGCGCTTGGCGCTCTCCGCCACCGCCTGCGCGATCGACCGCGACGGTCCCCGCACTGCGACGACGATCGGCTCGGAGGCGAGCGATCCATCGATCTTCATGGGAATGTCGATGTCGGCCTCGTACTGATCGGCATCCTGGCCATTGTAGGTCGGCGTGAAGCAGCGCTTGACCGCGCCCTGGAATGCACCGCGCCAGGTCGCGACGTTGTTCGCGGCTGTTCCCGTCGCTGCTCCCAGCGACGCTGACGCATTCAGCGCCGTTCCGGTGAGCTCGTGCCGGGTCGCAGCGCGCTTGTCGAGGTCGCGCTGGATCTGCGCGGGATCGAAGCTGCGCTCCTTGGGCTTGGGCTGCTGCTGCGGCTGCACCGCCGCAACCTTTTGCTCCACCGGCTTCGGCGGCGGCTTCTTGGTGTCCAGCTTCTTCTGGAGCTCGGCGATCGGATCTTCCTTGGCCGGATCAGGCTTCTTTTCCTGCGGCTTCGGCTCTTCCTTCGGCTTGGCCTCGGCAACGGGCTTCGGCGGCTCGGGCTTCTTCTCGACCGGCTTCTCGACGGGTTTCGGCGGCGGCTCCGGCTGCGAGTTGGTCTTGATCAGCTCTTTCTTCTCGGTGACCTTGCCGACGGCGTCTTCCTCGGGCTTCGCTTCCGCGATCTTCTCGACCTTCGGCTTCGGCTCTTCCTTCTTGCCGGTCTTCTGCCCCGCCATCATCTTGGCGAGCTGATCGGTGGAGATGATGTCGATGGGAAGCGACTCTTCCGGTGCGAGGTAGGCTTTGCTGCTGAAGGTGACGAGCCCCCATCCCAGCACGAGGACGTGGAGGGCGATCGACGCAACGAGTGTCTTGTCGACGTTCACCTTCACCGCTTACCCCTGATCCGCTTCCGTGACGAGGGCGAGCTTCTTGAATCCGGCGCCGGACAGCAGGCCCATCACCCTGGCCACCGTGCCGTAATCAGCCTTCTTGTCGGCGCGCAGATA
The nucleotide sequence above comes from Bradyrhizobium sp. NDS-1. Encoded proteins:
- the pal gene encoding peptidoglycan-associated lipoprotein Pal, which encodes MKHPMRILQGLKLVAVLAVALSMGACANKNAATDAMANAATPGSQQDFVVNVGDRVFFESDQTDLTPQAIVTLEKQAQWLQTYPRYSFTVEGHADERGTREYNIALGARRAQSVRSFLASRGIDPNRMRTISYGKERPVAVCNDISCWSQNRRAVTVLNASS
- the tilS gene encoding tRNA lysidine(34) synthetase TilS; this encodes MSDDDNSPISAREARRLFAGLKSAPALVLAVSGGPDSVALMWLAARWQRSLARGPRLTVVTIDHGLRREAAREAREVKRLATELGLPHRTLRWRDAKPKTGLPAAAREARYRLLAQAARAVGASHVLTAHTRDDQAETLLMRLLRGSGLAGLSAMASLSERDGIVLARPLLDVPKAQLVATLRRAKIGFADDPSNRDTAFTRPRLRALLPQLAAEGGDARTLVRLAARLARANAAVEILADGAERFLRLRDRGDAPQVGVRSFEASSFALLPEEVRLRLLLRAINALGHEGPAELGKVETLLAVLDQAIAASPRAAANGRQALRQTLAGALISLAGGRIHIAPAPARRRKGV
- a CDS encoding putative bifunctional diguanylate cyclase/phosphodiesterase, which produces MQFASQSGEPEPASPRISAALIDSLFETPAPLLTGLVFGVVAAAATALKTGEPLIWACVALLILAGAIRAFDLRRYQMRKSTLTPDEAARWKNRHQIGAMIQAAAVGIWSTTTLLVSDDAVAHMISLSTTTGFVAGGAGRAYGRQWIYQLQASLCFGSTVIALAWRGTPYYLVMSVLCAAFLVAVIQISANLHRIFMRALVAREREAALAGQFDSALNNMPHGLCMFRVDRQLAVMNHRFSEQMNLPDDLVQSGPNASEIIAACVNGGSISTESGNLILREIEDGRVRELLTIDSARGRTLSWTFQPMSDGGMVMLLEDITERKNAEARISHLARYDELTALPNRVNFRDEIERLLANAQHAERLSALLFVDLDQFKQVNDTLGHPCGDQLLCAVANRLREMLRPEDFVARFGGDEFVVFQQNIASAEDAASLARRIVERLSERYRIDNHLVEIGASVGIALTAPDRGVSADTLLKNADMALYRAKADGRGTFCFFREEMAATVEARRILELDLRKALANEEFELFFQPLVNLKSGKITTCEALLRWNHPVRGTVSPVDIIPVAEDMGLIVDLGRWILRRACMECMKWPEGVSVAVNFSPQQFHQRDVLSEIRYALEVSGLPAHRLEIEITESSLLRNTQLTHDVLSQLHALGIRISLDDFGTGYSSLSYLHNFPMQKVKIDRSFLEGIDTDRPLTLLRGVARLAVDLGMSVVVEGIETNEQLELISADGTITEGQGYLFSRPVPAVRVRQLLDASHGRRSADDQLTIASRSIA
- a CDS encoding protein TolA, encoding MKVNVDKTLVASIALHVLVLGWGLVTFSSKAYLAPEESLPIDIISTDQLAKMMAGQKTGKKEEPKPKVEKIAEAKPEEDAVGKVTEKKELIKTNSQPEPPPKPVEKPVEKKPEPPKPVAEAKPKEEPKPQEKKPDPAKEDPIAELQKKLDTKKPPPKPVEQKVAAVQPQQQPKPKERSFDPAQIQRDLDKRAATRHELTGTALNASASLGAATGTAANNVATWRGAFQGAVKRCFTPTYNGQDADQYEADIDIPMKIDGSLASEPIVVAVRGPSRSIAQAVAESAKRAIVQCQVYSFMPKQQYESWKLIPMTFGLKDML
- a CDS encoding N-acyl amino acid synthase FeeM domain-containing protein, with translation MKPEAELRASLSVRGGALFDRVDYRSIETPEEKDQLYQMRYRAYTRGGLIPPSESQRYTDDYDDAPNARTFGVYVDGELCSSIRLHVLTPEQRMSCTTDLFGDVLHPRLDRGEVFIDPARFVASPEKAKCFPELPYVTVRLVFLACEHFNADTGLALVRPAHESFYRRIFLNETIAEPRLFPNALAKVALMASNFRAVREKVLTRFPIMRSSAFERRMLFGDSNAPSASIVSPKVASERPKLVAYS
- the ybgF gene encoding tol-pal system protein YbgF, producing MSSRFKVFTGTVAMATLLSFGSLALAQSDDDPEMRIERLESQLRQLTGQNEELQYRNRQLEERLRALEGGAQAAPGQAPNVAAMPPAQLSPGQVAPGYRQPQQQAAQPNYEQPQVAAPGPIIQEQPAPGAPGTRRRGDAFDPNQNPNAPGAPRALGGGQQPMQAAPGGAPGGRGAGEPLDLANTAPRYQPQAAAPAAQPGYPPAQPGYPAPAGGTGLATLPPSATPRDEFDLGIGYMQRKDYALAEQTMKNFTQKYPGDPLLGDAQYWLGESYFQRQQYRDSAEAFLAVTTKYEKSAKAPDALLRLGQSLAALKEKEAACAAFGEIGRKYPRASAGVKAAVDREQKRVKC
- the tolB gene encoding Tol-Pal system beta propeller repeat protein TolB; this translates as MNDVRSMNRRRFMTLTGSTLAMLGGGSAFAQGQDGRIRIDPNAFQPIPIAITNFLPGSPSDGDVGNGVTQVITNNLKRSGLFAPIDQAAFIERISNMDVAPQFQNWKTLNAQALVTGRMTRQPDGRLKAEFRLWDVISGQQLAGQQYFTSPEYWRRIAHIISDQIYERMTGEKGYFDSRVVFVDESGPKERRVKRLAMMDQDGANVRYLTRGADLVLTPRFSPNSQEITYMEFGQGDPKVYLYNIETGQREIVGNFPGMTFAPRFSPDGQRVIMSLQQGGNSNLFVMDLRSRATTRLTDTPAIDTSPSYSPDGARICFESDRGGRSQIYVMAAGGGQAQRISFSKDDTNASYSTPVWSPKGDYIAFTRQGGGQFAIGVMKPDGSGERLLTSGFHNEGPTFSPNGRVLMFFRDPGGSGGPSLYSVDISGRNELKVPTPGFASDPAWSPLLSSTAGQ